One genomic window of Chloroflexota bacterium includes the following:
- a CDS encoding 4-hydroxybenzoate 3-monooxygenase, with translation MERTGVAIVGAGPAGLTLSHLLARAGIESVVLESRSREYVERRVRAGVLEQGTVDLLNEIGVGERMTREGMVHDGIELRFDGQRHRIPLTELTGGRSITVYGQQEVVKDLIQARLAAGGQIRFEAGAMSIENPDSASPSVRYEQDGEIRELHADFVAGCDGFHGISRGAIPPGVLTAYDHTYPFAWLGILAAAPPTSTEVAYANHARGFALSSMRSAEVSRLYLQVRPDEELSNWPEQRIWQELRTRLATRDGARVNEGPILESGITAMRSYVVEPMQYGRLFLAGDAAHIVPPTGAKGLNLAVADVRVLADGLAAWYRSSSMEKLDAYSSVCLRRVWRAQHFSWFMTSLLHRFETDDIFQQRLQLSQLRYVISSKAAATSLAENYVGLIEV, from the coding sequence ATGGAGCGGACAGGGGTTGCCATCGTCGGAGCCGGGCCAGCCGGCCTGACCCTCTCGCACCTGCTGGCGCGGGCCGGCATCGAGTCCGTCGTGCTCGAAAGCCGCTCGCGGGAGTACGTCGAGCGCCGCGTCCGCGCGGGCGTCCTCGAACAGGGCACCGTTGACCTGCTCAACGAGATCGGCGTCGGCGAGCGGATGACCCGCGAGGGGATGGTGCACGATGGCATCGAGCTCCGCTTCGACGGCCAGCGCCACCGCATCCCCCTGACCGAGCTGACCGGCGGCCGGTCCATCACCGTGTACGGCCAGCAGGAGGTCGTCAAGGATCTCATCCAGGCGCGGCTGGCAGCCGGCGGCCAGATCCGCTTCGAGGCCGGGGCCATGAGTATCGAGAACCCCGACTCAGCCTCCCCGAGCGTGCGCTACGAGCAGGACGGCGAGATCCGCGAGCTGCACGCCGACTTCGTGGCCGGCTGCGACGGCTTCCACGGCATCTCACGCGGCGCGATCCCGCCCGGCGTGCTGACCGCCTACGACCACACCTACCCGTTCGCCTGGCTGGGCATCCTGGCCGCCGCCCCGCCCACCTCGACTGAGGTCGCCTACGCCAACCACGCGCGGGGCTTTGCGCTCTCCAGCATGCGCTCGGCTGAGGTCAGCCGCCTGTACCTCCAGGTCCGGCCCGACGAGGAGCTGAGCAACTGGCCCGAGCAGCGGATCTGGCAGGAGCTGCGGACCCGGCTCGCCACCCGCGACGGCGCCAGGGTGAACGAGGGTCCGATCCTCGAATCGGGCATCACGGCCATGCGGAGCTACGTGGTGGAGCCGATGCAGTACGGGCGGCTCTTCCTGGCCGGCGACGCCGCCCACATCGTGCCGCCGACCGGCGCAAAGGGACTCAACCTCGCCGTGGCCGACGTGCGCGTACTGGCCGATGGGCTGGCCGCATGGTACCGCTCCAGCAGCATGGAGAAGCTCGACGCCTACTCGTCGGTCTGCCTACGGCGCGTCTGGCGGGCGCAGCACTTCTCGTGGTTCATGACCTCGCTGCTGCACCGCTTCGAGACGGACGACATCTTCCAGCAGCGGCTCCAGCTCTCGCAGCTGCGGTACGTCATCTCGTCGAAGGCCGCCGCGACCTCGCTGGCCGAGAACTATGTCGGGCTGATCGAGGTCTGA
- a CDS encoding ferritin, protein MISHSLTDALNEQLKQELYSSYLYLQMSAYCESQNLPGFAHWMRLQSEEERGHAMKFYDHILDRGGQVVLASLPQPPSDYQGPIAIFELALGHEQEITSLIEQLYRQAEAEQDHSTQVFLQWFISEQVEEEKTASTVLETLRMAGDNKVALLMIDRELGARAAAGA, encoded by the coding sequence ATGATCAGTCACTCGCTGACGGACGCCCTGAACGAGCAGCTCAAGCAGGAGCTGTACTCCTCGTATCTGTACCTGCAGATGTCGGCCTACTGCGAGTCGCAGAACCTGCCGGGCTTCGCGCACTGGATGCGTTTGCAGTCCGAGGAGGAGCGCGGCCACGCGATGAAGTTCTACGACCACATCCTTGACCGTGGCGGTCAGGTGGTGCTGGCCTCGCTGCCGCAGCCGCCGAGCGACTACCAGGGGCCTATCGCCATTTTCGAGCTGGCGCTCGGCCACGAGCAGGAGATCACCTCGCTGATCGAGCAGCTGTACCGGCAGGCCGAGGCCGAGCAGGACCACTCGACGCAGGTGTTCCTGCAGTGGTTCATCTCTGAGCAGGTCGAGGAGGAGAAGACGGCCTCAACGGTGCTGGAGACGCTCCGGATGGCCGGCGACAACAAGGTCGCGCTGCTGATGATCGACCGGGAGCTTGGCGCACGGGCGGCAGCCGGGGCCTGA
- a CDS encoding cupin domain-containing protein has protein sequence MSEQSAQSTADERVSDPQILHPADIELFDRGTGVKTVPLIGKWNTEGNKVTTGMTIFEPGTALPLHTHNVEETVMILEGQATAVIGEDEFPLQPEDVTWVPAGVPHCFINRGTTVMRIYWVYGGRAVTRTICATGETFEHLSEKDRGAKKA, from the coding sequence ATGAGCGAGCAGAGCGCGCAGTCGACGGCTGACGAGCGCGTCAGCGATCCCCAGATCCTCCATCCCGCCGACATCGAGCTGTTCGACCGCGGCACCGGCGTCAAGACCGTTCCGCTGATCGGCAAGTGGAACACCGAGGGCAACAAGGTCACCACCGGCATGACCATCTTCGAGCCGGGCACGGCGCTGCCGCTCCACACGCACAACGTCGAAGAGACGGTGATGATCCTCGAAGGGCAGGCTACGGCCGTCATCGGCGAGGATGAGTTCCCACTCCAGCCGGAGGACGTGACCTGGGTGCCGGCCGGCGTGCCGCACTGCTTCATCAATCGCGGCACGACGGTCATGCGGATCTACTGGGTGTACGGCGGTCGCGCAGTGACCCGGACCATCTGCGCGACCGGCGAGACGTTCGAGCATCTGTCCGAGAAGGATCGCGGGGCGAAGAAAGCGTAG
- the glgP gene encoding alpha-glucan family phosphorylase, translating to MIRPSRVFTVVPTIPPALAVLKDLAYNLRWTWDHQTADLFRRLDPARWEATNHNPVLLLRTTDQVRLNEAARDPAYRRELAGAAAELAAYMDGDGADVAAKPRVAYFSAEFGLSECLPIYSGGLGVLSGDHLKSASDLNLNLTAISLYYRHGYFVQRLRPDGWQEEQYVDNDPATLPVTPALGPDGEQIRLELGFPGRDLHVLVWQVQVGRITLYLLDTDLEENQPADRAITGRLYGGDRDMRIRQELLLGIGGLRVLDIIGKRPEVCHLNEGHSAFLTLERIRQLMNEQGLSFDEARAVAAAGMVFTTHTPVAAGHDAFEPGTIDYYLGDYYRELGLSRSEFMALGRLHPQDESEPFSMTILALRLTARSNGVSILHGDLSRRLWGGVWPGLAEEEVPTGSITNGVHLRTWLAPEFTDLYENMQMPAVWTGALESSPRVKAVDEIPARDLWDRHERLRDELVHFVRARLASQLARQNAGPAEVARAVEALNGKTLTIGFARRFAEYKRAALLLRDPDRLIRLVTDPKRPVQFVFGGKAHPHDNGGKELLRQLFEISKREELRGRIVVLEEYDIGVARRMVQGVDVWLNTPRRPLEASGTSGMKATANGAIHVGTLDGWWDEAYRAGLGWAIGDRRHYDDPNFQDHLESNSLYDLLERELVPTFYDRDANDLPQGWIAKMRASMGGLTPIFNTDRMVSEYLNQYYAPAAEDFRTLSADGFAPTREVAAWVARVREEWPNVTVVDVQGLSGAVAAGTTLDVVAEVALGGLKPDEVEVHLATGLLDSEGVLSGPRLTVLDRRGAGPDDTYRFGIESVSVERSGRHGFAVRVVPRHPSLPIPFPLGLVRWSD from the coding sequence ATGATCCGACCATCGCGCGTCTTCACCGTCGTCCCGACCATCCCGCCGGCGCTCGCCGTCCTCAAGGATCTGGCCTACAACCTCCGCTGGACCTGGGACCATCAGACGGCAGATCTCTTCCGGCGGCTCGATCCGGCACGCTGGGAAGCTACCAACCACAACCCGGTGCTGCTGCTGCGCACCACTGATCAGGTACGCCTGAACGAGGCTGCCCGCGATCCGGCCTACCGCCGCGAGCTTGCGGGCGCGGCTGCCGAGCTTGCCGCCTATATGGACGGCGACGGCGCCGACGTGGCCGCGAAGCCGCGTGTCGCCTACTTCTCGGCCGAGTTCGGGCTGTCTGAGTGCCTGCCGATCTACTCTGGCGGCCTCGGCGTGCTCTCCGGCGATCACCTCAAGTCGGCCAGTGACCTGAACCTGAACCTGACCGCCATCAGCCTCTACTACCGGCACGGCTACTTCGTGCAGCGGCTGCGCCCGGATGGCTGGCAGGAGGAGCAGTACGTCGACAACGATCCGGCGACGCTCCCGGTCACGCCGGCGCTCGGGCCGGACGGCGAGCAGATCCGACTGGAGCTGGGGTTCCCCGGGCGCGACCTCCACGTGCTGGTCTGGCAGGTGCAGGTGGGGCGGATCACGCTCTACTTGCTGGATACGGACCTCGAAGAGAATCAGCCGGCGGACCGCGCCATCACCGGCCGCCTCTACGGCGGCGACCGTGACATGCGTATCCGCCAGGAGCTGCTGCTCGGCATCGGCGGGCTGCGGGTGCTCGACATCATCGGCAAGCGCCCGGAGGTCTGCCACCTGAACGAGGGTCACTCGGCGTTCCTGACGCTGGAGCGCATCCGGCAGCTCATGAACGAGCAGGGGCTGTCGTTCGACGAGGCGCGCGCCGTCGCCGCCGCTGGCATGGTCTTCACGACCCACACGCCGGTGGCCGCCGGCCACGATGCGTTCGAGCCGGGGACCATCGACTACTACCTGGGCGACTACTACCGCGAGCTGGGGCTCTCTCGCTCGGAGTTCATGGCGCTCGGGAGGCTGCACCCGCAGGACGAGAGCGAGCCGTTCTCAATGACGATCCTGGCGCTGCGGCTCACCGCCCGCAGCAACGGCGTCAGCATCCTCCACGGCGACCTCTCGCGGCGGCTGTGGGGCGGCGTCTGGCCGGGGCTGGCCGAGGAAGAAGTGCCGACCGGCAGCATCACGAACGGCGTGCATCTGCGGACCTGGCTCGCGCCCGAGTTCACCGACCTCTACGAGAACATGCAGATGCCGGCCGTCTGGACCGGCGCGTTGGAGAGCAGCCCGCGCGTCAAAGCGGTGGACGAGATCCCCGCTCGCGACCTGTGGGACCGCCACGAGCGGCTGCGCGATGAGCTGGTCCACTTCGTGCGGGCACGGCTGGCGTCACAGCTCGCGCGGCAGAACGCCGGCCCGGCCGAGGTGGCGCGGGCGGTCGAGGCGCTGAACGGCAAGACGCTGACCATCGGGTTCGCGCGGCGGTTCGCCGAGTACAAGCGGGCGGCGCTGCTGTTGCGAGATCCTGACCGGCTGATCCGCCTCGTCACCGACCCGAAGCGGCCGGTCCAGTTTGTGTTTGGCGGCAAGGCGCACCCGCACGATAACGGCGGCAAGGAGCTGCTGCGCCAGTTGTTCGAGATCTCGAAGCGCGAGGAGCTGCGCGGACGGATCGTCGTGCTGGAGGAGTACGACATCGGCGTGGCCCGGCGGATGGTGCAGGGCGTGGACGTCTGGCTCAACACGCCGCGACGGCCGCTGGAGGCCAGCGGCACCAGCGGCATGAAGGCGACGGCCAACGGCGCGATCCACGTCGGGACGCTCGACGGCTGGTGGGACGAGGCGTACCGGGCCGGCCTCGGCTGGGCCATCGGCGACCGCCGCCACTACGACGATCCGAACTTCCAGGACCATCTGGAAAGCAACTCGCTCTACGACCTGCTGGAACGGGAGCTGGTGCCGACCTTCTACGACCGCGACGCCAACGATCTGCCGCAGGGGTGGATCGCCAAGATGCGGGCTTCGATGGGCGGCCTGACCCCGATCTTCAACACCGACCGGATGGTCTCCGAGTACCTGAACCAGTACTACGCGCCGGCCGCCGAGGACTTCCGCACGCTCTCCGCGGACGGCTTCGCGCCGACGCGCGAGGTGGCTGCCTGGGTGGCCCGGGTGCGCGAGGAGTGGCCGAACGTGACGGTGGTGGACGTCCAGGGCCTGTCTGGCGCGGTGGCGGCCGGCACGACGCTGGACGTGGTGGCCGAGGTGGCGCTGGGCGGCCTCAAGCCCGACGAGGTCGAGGTTCACCTGGCGACGGGGCTGCTCGACAGCGAAGGGGTCTTGTCCGGCCCCAGGCTGACGGTCCTCGACCGACGTGGCGCGGGCCCGGATGACACGTACCGCTTCGGCATCGAGAGCGTGAGCGTCGAGCGGAGCGGTCGACACGGGTTCGCGGTGCGGGTGGTGCCGCGCCACCCGTCGCTGCCGATCCCGTTCCCGCTGGGGCTGGTGCGCTGGAGCGACTGA
- the typA gene encoding translational GTPase TypA has translation MSSSTLTETPVRNDLRNIAIIAHVDHGKTTLVDAMLKQSNIFRANQSVGELIMDSNALEREKGITILAKNTAVQYRGVTINIIDTPGHADFSGEVERVLNMADGCLLLVDAVDGPMPQTRFVLNKALELNLKPLVVINKVDRPNARPAVVLGMVQDLFLELASHEDHLEFEVVYTNGREGLAGSTPTELADSLAPLFEAILQHIPAPTADLNGGFQMLVTAISYDEYKGRTGIGRVARGSYVPGDPLVVLNAEGQALTQRGSQVYRFEGLARVPVEEAKAGDIVMITSLEGVQIGDTVANANTPDALPRLEVEQPTVQMTFGVNTSPMAGREGKFVTSRQLRARLWRELETNVALRVEETGSADVFLVSGRGELHLSILVETMRREGYELEVSRPQAITHQENGKTVEPIEQLVIDTIDENVGPLTEQLAARQAQMTNLENDGRGRVRLEYSIPTRGLIGFRNAFLTLTRGEGQMSSLLLGFEPLRGPLQATRNGSLIASEAGTAVTYGLANAQGRGQTMIDPQTEVYEGMVVGINSREDDLAVNVCREKKMTNIRSSTSDIAVRLTPPVRLSLEESLDFLAADELLEVTPKSFRIRKRLLAATERARAAKRAAGR, from the coding sequence ATGTCGAGCAGCACGCTGACTGAGACGCCTGTGCGGAACGATCTTCGCAACATCGCCATCATCGCCCACGTTGATCATGGGAAGACCACGCTGGTCGACGCCATGCTCAAGCAGAGCAACATCTTCCGGGCGAATCAGAGCGTCGGCGAGCTGATCATGGACTCGAATGCCCTGGAGCGTGAAAAGGGCATCACCATCCTCGCCAAGAACACCGCCGTCCAGTATCGCGGCGTCACCATCAACATCATCGACACCCCCGGCCACGCCGACTTCTCCGGCGAGGTCGAGCGCGTCCTCAACATGGCCGACGGCTGCCTGCTGCTGGTGGACGCCGTCGATGGCCCGATGCCGCAGACCCGGTTCGTGCTGAACAAGGCCCTGGAGCTGAACCTCAAGCCGCTGGTCGTCATCAACAAGGTCGACCGGCCCAACGCCCGCCCGGCCGTCGTGCTCGGGATGGTGCAGGATCTCTTCCTGGAGCTGGCCTCCCACGAGGATCATCTCGAGTTCGAGGTGGTCTACACCAACGGCCGCGAGGGGCTGGCCGGCTCCACGCCGACCGAGCTGGCCGACTCGCTCGCGCCGCTCTTCGAGGCGATCCTCCAGCACATCCCCGCCCCCACCGCCGACCTGAACGGCGGCTTCCAGATGCTCGTCACCGCCATCAGCTACGACGAGTACAAGGGCCGCACCGGCATCGGGCGGGTGGCGCGCGGCAGCTACGTCCCCGGCGATCCGCTGGTGGTGCTCAACGCCGAGGGCCAGGCGCTCACCCAGCGCGGCAGCCAGGTCTACCGCTTCGAGGGGCTGGCTCGCGTGCCCGTCGAGGAGGCGAAGGCCGGCGACATCGTCATGATCACCAGCCTGGAAGGCGTCCAGATCGGCGATACCGTCGCCAACGCCAACACCCCCGACGCGCTCCCGCGCCTGGAGGTCGAGCAGCCGACGGTCCAGATGACGTTCGGCGTCAACACCTCGCCGATGGCCGGCCGCGAGGGCAAGTTCGTCACCAGCCGCCAGCTTCGGGCGCGGCTCTGGCGCGAGCTTGAGACGAACGTGGCCCTGCGCGTCGAGGAGACCGGCAGCGCGGACGTCTTCCTGGTAAGCGGACGCGGCGAGCTGCACCTCTCGATCCTGGTCGAGACGATGCGCCGCGAGGGCTACGAGCTGGAAGTCTCGCGCCCGCAGGCCATCACCCACCAGGAGAACGGCAAGACCGTCGAGCCGATCGAGCAACTGGTGATCGACACCATCGACGAGAACGTCGGGCCGCTCACCGAGCAGCTTGCCGCGCGGCAGGCCCAGATGACCAACCTCGAAAACGACGGGCGCGGCCGGGTCAGGCTCGAGTACTCGATCCCCACGCGCGGCCTGATCGGCTTCCGCAACGCCTTCCTGACGCTGACGCGCGGCGAGGGCCAGATGTCGAGCCTGCTGCTCGGCTTCGAGCCGCTGCGCGGGCCGCTCCAGGCCACCCGCAACGGCTCGCTGATCGCGTCAGAGGCCGGCACGGCGGTGACCTACGGGCTGGCGAACGCCCAGGGGCGCGGCCAGACGATGATCGATCCGCAGACCGAGGTCTACGAGGGGATGGTCGTCGGGATCAACAGCCGCGAGGACGACCTGGCGGTCAACGTCTGCCGCGAGAAGAAGATGACGAACATCCGATCCTCGACCTCCGACATCGCGGTGCGGCTGACCCCGCCCGTCCGTCTGAGCCTGGAGGAGTCGCTCGACTTCCTCGCGGCCGACGAGCTGTTGGAGGTCACGCCGAAGTCGTTCCGGATCCGCAAGCGGCTGCTCGCGGCGACGGAGCGGGCGCGGGCGGCCAAGCGGGCAGCCGGCCGGTAA
- the speE gene encoding polyamine aminopropyltransferase, protein MVPGERAAYEITQVLASARTQWQDVEIVETRSFGRALFLDGAPQSAAADEFVYHEALVHPSLVCHPAPKRVLIAGGGEGATLREVLRHPSVERAVMVDIDGELVDLCREHLAEMHQGAFDDPRADVVIGDALAYLRDQDDRFDVIVIDLTDPSEDGPIGELYGEEFYRLVGSRLAEDGIIVLQAYTFGPGRTEWQDKIAATLGNVFPIVRRYRAEVPFFKDSWAYCTASRMRDPAALPVGYIDRVLSERGVEPGLRFYDGTTHLSMFALPKYARR, encoded by the coding sequence GTGGTCCCCGGCGAGCGGGCCGCCTACGAGATCACGCAGGTGCTCGCCTCCGCCAGGACCCAGTGGCAGGATGTCGAGATCGTCGAGACGCGCTCGTTCGGGCGCGCCCTCTTCCTGGACGGCGCGCCGCAGTCCGCCGCGGCCGACGAGTTCGTCTACCACGAGGCGCTGGTCCACCCCTCGCTCGTCTGCCACCCAGCCCCGAAGCGGGTGCTGATCGCCGGCGGCGGCGAGGGTGCGACGCTCCGCGAGGTGCTCCGCCATCCATCGGTCGAGCGGGCCGTGATGGTGGACATCGACGGCGAGCTGGTGGACCTCTGCCGCGAGCACCTGGCCGAGATGCATCAGGGCGCGTTCGACGATCCGCGCGCCGATGTCGTGATCGGCGACGCGCTGGCCTACCTGCGCGACCAGGACGATCGCTTCGACGTGATCGTCATCGACCTCACCGATCCCAGCGAGGACGGCCCCATCGGCGAGCTGTACGGCGAGGAGTTCTACCGCCTGGTCGGGTCACGGCTCGCCGAGGACGGCATCATCGTGCTCCAGGCCTACACGTTCGGCCCCGGCCGCACCGAGTGGCAGGACAAGATCGCCGCGACGCTCGGCAACGTGTTCCCCATCGTGCGGCGCTACCGAGCCGAGGTGCCGTTCTTCAAGGACAGCTGGGCCTACTGCACGGCCAGCCGCATGCGCGATCCTGCCGCCCTACCCGTCGGGTACATTGACCGCGTCCTCTCCGAGCGCGGCGTGGAGCCGGGCCTCCGCTTCTACGACGGCACCACCCACCTGTCGATGTTCGCGCTGCCGAAGTACGCCCGCCGGTAG
- a CDS encoding type II toxin-antitoxin system RelE/ParE family toxin, with the protein MPHPWSSPTVGEFPLAGRAGFTRDTREMVVPRTPYVLIYRVSDALVVIPRIRHGAQQRPSTLDQ; encoded by the coding sequence ATGCCGCATCCGTGGAGCAGTCCAACCGTCGGTGAGTTTCCGCTCGCGGGGCGCGCCGGCTTCACCCGAGACACCCGCGAGATGGTGGTTCCTCGGACGCCGTACGTACTGATCTATCGAGTTTCGGATGCGCTCGTGGTGATCCCGCGCATCAGGCACGGCGCGCAGCAACGGCCATCGACGCTCGATCAGTGA
- a CDS encoding GNAT family N-acetyltransferase → MDRSESLAPLHGDLVLLRQPVPADVAARIEAPRDPEEDLMYGGSGTAKQFTAQEAEAWFAPYSRQQVEQERRFVVAALRWPDGGTVDSPDGRCIGTIRLHQIVSQDRRARLAVGLFDRRFWSHGYGSEAIRLVLGYGFRTMQLHRIDLRVLAYNGRAIRAYEKCGFVREGVERESALVNGVWHDDIIMSVLDREFNERGRTH, encoded by the coding sequence ATGGACCGCTCCGAATCTCTGGCGCCACTCCATGGTGACCTGGTCCTGCTCCGTCAGCCGGTCCCAGCCGATGTGGCGGCGCGGATCGAGGCTCCGCGCGATCCGGAAGAAGACCTGATGTACGGCGGCTCTGGGACGGCGAAGCAGTTCACGGCCCAGGAGGCCGAGGCGTGGTTCGCACCGTACAGCAGGCAGCAGGTCGAGCAGGAGCGCCGCTTCGTGGTGGCCGCGCTCCGATGGCCGGACGGGGGGACGGTTGACTCGCCGGACGGACGCTGCATCGGCACGATCCGTCTGCATCAGATCGTGAGCCAGGATCGGCGTGCGCGGCTGGCGGTGGGCCTGTTCGACCGGCGCTTCTGGTCGCACGGGTACGGCAGCGAGGCGATCCGGCTGGTGCTCGGGTACGGCTTCCGGACGATGCAGCTCCACCGTATCGACTTGCGGGTGCTGGCCTACAACGGCCGTGCGATCCGCGCCTACGAGAAGTGCGGCTTTGTGCGCGAGGGCGTCGAGCGAGAGTCAGCGCTCGTCAACGGCGTCTGGCACGACGACATTATCATGAGCGTACTGGACCGCGAGTTCAACGAACGCGGCCGAACTCACTGA
- a CDS encoding LppP/LprE family lipoprotein — MRLHAVVMAVVAVLGGSLSHPLPAVADGAWLDNAAATWNTAGMAIPTAPPFAATSDPRCLEQLKPAESDAGRAIEAAGWKLFSGDLADTHVRIVRGLAAFDGMCRPMAYQVFAFTASTPPQFLGTLSPTPMDARTDGALNQIELVNLDRVIARYSRYKDSDALCCPSAVSTVTYRVEQRGTGQVLLRMNTVTEPTSAAAPTTSGSRSSPAPVQAPAQVPRAR, encoded by the coding sequence ATGAGACTTCACGCGGTGGTGATGGCCGTCGTCGCCGTGCTGGGAGGCTCGCTGTCACACCCGCTGCCGGCGGTCGCCGATGGTGCGTGGCTCGACAATGCCGCCGCCACCTGGAACACGGCCGGCATGGCGATCCCGACCGCGCCGCCGTTCGCTGCCACCAGCGATCCGCGCTGCCTGGAGCAGCTCAAGCCGGCCGAGTCGGATGCCGGGCGGGCCATCGAGGCGGCCGGCTGGAAGCTGTTCTCGGGCGACCTGGCCGACACTCACGTGCGGATCGTGCGCGGGCTGGCGGCGTTCGACGGCATGTGCCGCCCGATGGCGTATCAGGTGTTCGCGTTCACCGCCAGCACGCCACCTCAGTTTCTCGGCACGCTCTCGCCGACGCCGATGGACGCGCGGACGGATGGCGCGCTGAACCAGATCGAACTGGTGAACCTGGACCGGGTGATCGCGCGGTACTCGCGGTACAAGGACTCGGACGCGCTCTGCTGCCCGTCTGCCGTGTCGACGGTCACCTACCGTGTGGAGCAGCGCGGCACGGGACAGGTGTTGCTCCGTATGAACACCGTCACCGAGCCGACCTCTGCCGCCGCCCCGACGACCTCGGGCAGCCGGTCGTCGCCCGCGCCGGTGCAGGCCCCGGCCCAGGTCCCACGCGCTCGGTAA
- a CDS encoding UDP-N-acetylmuramoyl-tripeptide--D-alanyl-D-alanine ligase, which yields MSFLSNGRRLRKLAGRAMAGVGVAAWAAFLTRQQLRSLHMLQLEGYQTGRFLGWTLQQRDRWASTGTLGSAAGTLAVVALSTAAGARLTEHPLAVAAWAAAGAALWRAARPASATKPLVLTARAKRLLGGQGLLTALLAAAPAAASALCPCSRRHAVPALLVGTAAASLLGPPLTAGANLLLWPVEEGFRRYYLFDAKRTLRRHGPTVVAVAGSYGKTSTKELTATLLGGRWSTLRPPGSINTPMGISRVVREQLHEGHQVFVAELGDYVPGEIRFLCNLVEPRIGVFTTIGPEHLERFKTMERIVQTKAELIDALPPDGIAVINQDDPLVRGLGERATARGLRVIRYGQTAPGAQVRARDVGTTTDGLTFTVEADGHGEATVQIGLLGRHNVMNFLAATGAALAMGMSLAEVADAAQLVRPVQHRLQPIHGAGGILVIDDTYNSNPSGAAEALAVLSELPGGQKVLVTPGMIELAEREQEEHHRLGARAAAICDRVILVGPERTRPIADGLRAGGFPEDHLHVVESRDAATAVLGKILTSGDVVLWENDLPDTYNEMTGGNEALAPGVALTPGVALTPGVALTPGVALTP from the coding sequence GTGAGTTTTCTGTCGAACGGACGCCGGCTCCGCAAGCTGGCCGGGCGCGCGATGGCTGGCGTGGGCGTCGCCGCGTGGGCTGCGTTTCTGACCCGCCAGCAACTTCGTAGCCTGCACATGCTTCAACTGGAGGGGTACCAGACCGGGCGGTTTCTCGGCTGGACCCTCCAGCAGCGAGACCGCTGGGCCTCGACGGGCACGCTGGGCAGCGCGGCCGGGACGCTCGCTGTCGTGGCCCTCAGCACGGCGGCCGGCGCGCGCCTGACCGAGCATCCGCTGGCCGTCGCCGCCTGGGCGGCGGCAGGCGCGGCGCTCTGGCGAGCCGCCAGGCCGGCGAGCGCCACCAAGCCGCTCGTACTGACCGCCCGTGCGAAACGCCTCCTCGGCGGCCAGGGGCTGCTCACAGCGCTCCTGGCCGCCGCCCCCGCCGCCGCGTCGGCACTGTGCCCGTGCTCGCGCCGCCATGCCGTCCCCGCGCTCCTGGTCGGGACAGCCGCCGCCAGCCTGCTCGGGCCGCCGCTGACGGCCGGGGCCAACCTGCTGCTCTGGCCGGTCGAAGAGGGCTTCCGGCGCTACTACCTGTTCGACGCGAAGCGGACCCTTCGTCGCCACGGCCCGACCGTCGTGGCGGTGGCAGGCTCCTACGGGAAGACCAGCACCAAGGAGCTGACGGCCACCCTGCTCGGCGGACGCTGGAGCACCCTCCGACCGCCCGGCAGCATCAACACGCCGATGGGCATCAGCCGGGTGGTCCGCGAGCAGCTCCACGAGGGCCACCAGGTCTTCGTGGCCGAGCTTGGCGACTACGTCCCGGGCGAGATCCGCTTCCTCTGCAACCTCGTCGAGCCGCGCATCGGCGTCTTCACGACCATCGGGCCGGAGCACCTGGAGCGGTTCAAGACGATGGAGCGCATCGTCCAGACCAAGGCCGAGCTGATCGACGCGCTGCCGCCGGACGGCATCGCCGTCATCAACCAGGATGATCCGCTGGTGCGCGGCCTGGGCGAGCGAGCGACAGCGCGCGGCCTGCGCGTCATCCGCTACGGCCAGACCGCGCCGGGCGCCCAGGTCCGGGCGCGGGACGTCGGCACCACGACCGACGGCCTGACGTTCACCGTCGAGGCCGACGGCCACGGCGAGGCGACCGTCCAGATCGGCTTGCTGGGCCGCCACAACGTGATGAACTTCCTGGCAGCCACCGGCGCAGCCCTGGCGATGGGCATGAGCCTGGCGGAGGTCGCGGATGCCGCGCAGCTCGTCAGGCCGGTCCAGCACCGCCTGCAGCCGATCCACGGCGCGGGCGGCATCCTGGTCATCGACGACACCTACAACTCGAACCCGAGCGGCGCGGCCGAAGCGCTGGCGGTCCTGAGCGAGCTGCCGGGCGGCCAGAAGGTGCTGGTCACGCCGGGGATGATCGAGCTGGCCGAGCGCGAGCAGGAGGAGCACCATCGGCTGGGAGCGCGCGCGGCGGCCATCTGCGACCGCGTCATCCTGGTCGGGCCGGAGCGCACCCGCCCCATCGCAGACGGTCTGCGGGCCGGCGGCTTCCCCGAAGACCACCTGCATGTCGTCGAGAGCCGCGACGCCGCGACAGCCGTCCTGGGCAAGATCCTCACGTCCGGGGACGTGGTGCTCTGGGAGAACGACCTGCCGGACACGTACAACGAG